In Zingiber officinale cultivar Zhangliang chromosome 3A, Zo_v1.1, whole genome shotgun sequence, the DNA window agccaaggatcagaggtctgcttacagacccagcatgcaggtcgggacattcAAGTCAAGGATCAGAGGTCTGCCTACAGACCCAGCGTATAGGTCGGGACATCTAAGTCAAGGATCAGAGGTCTGcctacagacccagcgtgcaggtcgggacatccaagccaaggatcagaggtctgcttacagacccagcgtgcacgTCGGGACATCTAAGCCAAGGATCACTGGTCTGCTtacagacctgacgtacaggtcgggacatccaaaccAAGAATCAGAGGCCTGCTTACAgccccagcgtgcaggtcgggacatccaagccaaggatcagaggtctgcttacagacccagcgtgcaggtcgggacatccaagccaaggatcacataTATGCTtatagacccagcgtgcaggtcgagacatccaagtcaaggatcagaggtctgcctacagacccagcgtgcaggtctggacattcaagccaaggatcagaggtctgATACAGACCCAACGTACAGGTCGAGACATCTAAGTCAAGGAGTAGAAGTCTGGATACAGACCCAGGGTGCAGATTGAGATGTGCAGGTCAGAGATAGTAGATGACAAAGGCAGATTTGGATACAAGTTTAACACAGATCGGGGCATACAAGTCAAGGGTAATAGTGTATAAAAGTAGGGCAAGCCCAGATCTCGGAACGCAGGCTCATCGGTCAGACACTACAGGACAAATCAGCTAAGGAATCGTATCTGCTTGTTAGAGAGAATAATCAAgatgtcagggaatatgccaacAATCGGGGCTCAATACACCTTCGGTTTTACCGTCAACCTATCAAGAAAAGCCACGTGTCAATCACctccagacaaagcctgacaaccgacattccctgacacccgtcagacccagaaatttccgttgcagtataaaaagggatgtcttgtcccttatgtaggtacgctcactcgtcatttctcactggtctctacttttcgtcctttctctgcattttctggagaaaaagtacctaacttgagcgtcggagggcctgacccgaggactttttccctggtttctggtctctaacgactagtggattcgtctgagtgtgcgcaggacgAAAGCGTCATCGTCCTGATCGTCTCTAGCCGTAAACCGCCCGTGTGAACCTTCCCACGGGGTAGGGGTACTAGGTAGATTCAACACTTCAACTACTTTCCGTCAACTTTTCGCACAACAagacccgccttcatccgactcagcttccggacgagaTCAGTGGAGAAGGAGAGTGGGGAGCAAGGACGATAGTCAGAGGTGAAGGAGCAGGAGAAGTGACTCCCAAGGCATGAATTAGTCGAGGCGGCATGGGCAATTGGGGTTGAGGGAGGTTTGACACCAAGGGGAAATCGTGCaacagtttatttatttatttttttaataaaaaagatatcataatatctttaaaatttaaaataaattatctatattattaaatttatacGATGATTTTTTTATTACACATTACAgctatattaaatttttattattttatattattattattattattatttagtttttagtattatttataaaatttaaatttaaggaaGGGATTAGGAGATAatgcaaaataaattttcacCTTTAATATAAATTATGTATTTAGGTACACGTGAATAAATTTTAACTAAAACATTATTAAATAccaaattatattatataaaatgATGTCAGGATCAAAAAATTATAAGATACATTAATCAAATTCTGGTAAAAATAGACCTATCAATTTAATTTTTCTAGAATCTTTTCATTTAATTATTCAGACGAAGTAATTAATGTTTATTCCTCTCTAGCTACGAAACCAAACCAATACAATATTTCTAACTAGCTGCTACTGCACTTGTATCCCAGAATCATACGCGCTCCCAGCAGTCCAGTCCTCGGGTATGTCATTGGGAGGCACCACCCAACTCTCATCTCCGTCGTCACCTCCACTCAGCAGCATCCTCACAGACAGGGGCCCTCTTGGTGGAGACGCTGTCGCCCACACTGCTCCATGGCTTCTCTCTAAAATCTTGCACGTCAAGTTTTCAGTCTGCACTACACCGAAACACCCAACTTAGAACAACGTACCATGCATGCAGAGCCACTGGCCACTGCGACTACGTACCATTAGGATCGACGTAATGTACGTACCTCACACAGCTGAACAGCAGTTACGTCCTTGTTTCCTTGCTGATACCATATTTGGAAGGCGAAGTAGTAGGGGTTGTTGCTGCTCTGGTCCATCCTGAATGTGATGTTCCTGCTTGGGTAGCTGCAAGAGACCCTGCGATACTCGACGCCGACCGCACCGCGTGACATAAGAGAGGCGCCGGCATCCGCGTTCTGGCCCATCTTCGTGAAGGCGCGCTGGCTGAGAATGAAGTCAGTGTTGTCGCTCGCCCCTGAGTCTGTGATCACGATCGTGACGCCGTTGTTTGAGCAGTGTGCAGCATCGGTGCATCGTACCTAGTGAGTGTGGAATTATAAGTGATCATTCAGTAGTTAGAA includes these proteins:
- the LOC122053811 gene encoding expansin-like B1, whose product is MARSISKRLLLPFILLLFRSTATADDTCIDCFTQSRAAYYPNSDQQGTETGACEYGQFGATLNGGDVSAASKLYRNGVGCGACYQVRCTDAAHCSNNGVTIVITDSGASDNTDFILSQRAFTKMGQNADAGASLMSRGAVGVEYRRVSCSYPSRNITFRMDQSSNNPYYFAFQIWYQQGNKDVTAVQLCETENLTCKILERSHGAVWATASPPRGPLSVRMLLSGGDDGDESWVVPPNDIPEDWTAGSAYDSGIQVQ